CCTGGAAGATCGAATGGCGTCTGGCGACCGTCTTCGCCTGCCTCGACCACGGCATGTTCCTGCGCGAGCTATGCCCGGCCTGCCAGCAGCCGGCCCACAGCGGCCACCGAGGCAACAAACAGAAACTCGTGCCCGCCAGCTCCACGACCGGCCTGCACCCCGCCCAGTGCCGGAACACCGCCTCCGGCCTGCCCCGCGACCCACTCTGCACCACCCGGCTGGACAGCCCCCACGAGACCCACCATCCCGCCCTCACACCCAACATCGCCAAACTTCAGGGCTGGATCCTCGGCCTCCTCGACGCCGCCCACCCCCCAGCTCCTGCCCTCACCGCCCTCACCGACCTGCAGACGATCTCCGCCGTGGTCTGCGCGACCTGGCCCGCAGCAGCCACGGTCACCCCCGAGACGAATCTCGTCCACGCTCTTGACGAACACATCACCCACCAGGGGCAGACCCCCACAGCGCGCCTGACCCCGACCGCGAAGAGCCATCGTTGGGCGACCCCGCCCCAGTCCTCCGCCGCCACTGCCAGCCTGCTGGACATCGCCGCACGGCTGATCGCCCTGCCCCCCTGGAAGCGCGACATCACGCCATCACCGCGCTGCTGGAACGAGCACCGGTCCCGGCCACGGCCGGCTGGGGCAAGACCTGGGCCACGCACCGCACATCCGGCTCAGCAGCCCTCCAGGCCCACATCCAATACGGCTTCGCGCGACGCCTGTCACCGAACGGGGCCCCGCGTCGCAGGAGGGACGCCCCCATCCGTCCAATCCACCCCCGCGGCTACCTTCCCGAGCACATTCCGCAGTGGCTCCCGAACGACTGGTTCGCGTTCCTGACCGAGGACACACGACCCCGTCCGATGGGAGTGAGCCGCAGTTTCCGGCGCTTCTGCGCACTTCAGCTCGTTCGGATCACCACGGGCATGCCGCGCCACCAGGCCGCCCGGTTTCTCGGCATCCCGGACGCCTGGCACCAGAACCATCCACTGGAACTCCCGACCAGGAAACAGGTCTTTCACCGTCTGACACCATGGCTTGACCACGCCTTCGAAGACCTCGCACGGCACATTGCGTGTCTGCCGTACCCCACTGACTACCGCGCACGCAGGCAGACCTTCGCCCGCTGGACACTGAGGCCGGAGGAATGGGACATGATCCGCGAGAGCCTCCCACGCACCACAAGGCGCCCTGAAGAACAGCTCCGCACCTGCGCATCCGCCTTCATCTGGACACTCGTCACCGGAAGCGAATGGCGTCTGGCCCCCACCCTCCGGGCCGCAGGGCCAAACCGCGAAATGGCCATCACCACACGCAGCCCCCAGTACTGGATCATGGCGCAGTTCAGAAGCCCGACGCTGCACTTCTACACGGTGCTCAGAGAATCCCTCACGCGATACGCCGGCCAGTTGGCGGCGGCAGCTGCCGGCCGCTGGCCTTCATCCTCACGCCAGGCCAGTGGGGTGACGCGCCTTAGTTGATCCCGGTCCTCGATCGCATCCGGGTGGCACGATCGGACGCTGGCCGCCCGCGTACTCGGCCAGACCACGTGAGCGTGAATCGCGTCTATAGCTCCTATCGGCCCCGGAACTACGACGCGTTCGACTTTGCGCCCTTCACCAACAGTGGCTGCCAGTGAAGGGCACAATCCCTTTGCGTGCCACGGAGCGTCACGGACCCCCTGATATGGCACTTCTAAGCCCTGCCCGACGGAGCCTGTTGGCGGTCCCGGGTGGGCAGGGCTTCGTGCCTCGGTCGCTCGGAGGCGACCGTCACTCGTCAGGAAGATCGAGGATCTTCTTGCTCGTGCTCGTCTTTTCGGATTGTGTCTCGCGCTTCGGGCGCGCTCTTTGCCTGAACGTCCATCGAGGATTGCAGATGCTGTTCATTCCCCCGCCGGGCAGCTTCGATGGCTTTCTGACGGCGGTCCCGCTTCTTGTCCTTGGCCACGATTCTCCTCCAAAAGGATCTGGTCATGGTCCTGTCCCACCAGGATCGGCGGCATGGACCGTCAGTGCACCCGGAACAGCGCGCGGCACCGTTTGTGAGAGTGCCGCCGCATCGAACCTGTGGCTCCCACTCGTCGAACTTCAAGGCCTGGGCGTGCAGGGGCCTTGTTCATGCTCTGGGAGGGCGGCCCAGTGCGAACCGACGCCGTCACGGTGAAGTACCGCGCTGCCCTGCCGGGAAGAGATCCCTAGGGCCGCCGGGCGCCCCTGGGAGGGGAAGGGTCAGAATTCCTCGGGGAGGGAGACCCTCAGCTCGCTGCTGTACTCGTAGGTGCCCAGGCGGCCGGAGGACGCGCCGACGAGGACCACGATGTCCTCGCCCGACCCGCGGGTGCCACGGATCTCGACTTTGATGTTTTTGGGCCACGTGGTGGTCTCGTACGCCCAGCTTCCGCCGGGCGTCTTGTATCCGAACGTCACTTCCTGGCGGAAGTTCGAGCCGCTCTCGATGGTTCCGGACAGCCTGCCGGTGATGACGTAGCCCGTGGGACCATCAGCCCGCACGTTGCCTTCGAAAGACGCACAGTGGCCTCTGCTGCTCGTGTAGGTGGGCTCGATCTTCTGGGGCGGGCCGCCGGCCACGGTGGTGATCTCCTTGCCGTCCTCCCAGGATCCGTCGGACTTGTTGTTGAGACCGACGTAGAAGTCGACGGTGTCGTTGTGCTCGCGGGTTCCGCGGCCCCGGACCTGGAAAGTGTTCTCCTTTTCGATGCCCTCGATCTCGAACTCCAGACGCTCGTACTTGCCCTTGGTGCCGCCGTGGCCCAGGCGGACCTTGTTGGGGAAGCCGGTGCGGCGCCGGTCGAGCATCGTGGTGGCGGTGATGGTGCCTTCGAAGCCATAGCCGGTGGCTCCCTCGGGCCAGATGCGGCCCTCGAAGGTGGCCCACGTCTTGTTGTTGAGGTGGCACTTGGCGGTGATGGCAGGCACGTGCAGCCTTTCGTCCGGGTGCGTGATGCGCGCCCTCACGCTAGGAGATCAACGACCCGCGGACAGAGGAATCGCGGCATTTGAACCTGATCGAGCGCCTGGGCGGGCGGGGCGCCTTCTTGCCGTTCGGGCGAAGTCCCTCAGCGGCGCCCGTCCGGCGCCATCGCATCGGGCGGTGCCGGACCCAGCCACGAGAACCGCGTCAACACCCTCGCCAAGCCCCTGGGATCTGCGAGCGGGCGCTGAATTGACCGGTTCCGCCCCCTTCTTCCCTGGATCACAACGCGATTCGGCCCTCGTTCGCCGATCGTCGCCCGCCTGCGGGAGAGGTGTGCCAGCCTCGGGAAACAGCAATACAACGGATACCGCGGCGTCTCCGGCGGCGTGTAAGTCGATGGGGTGAAGCGAGGGCTGTAGCAGTACCTGGGAGTGGAGGGCTCGGTAGCTTCGGAGCCGTAGCGATCTTAGAAGTGTGCGAGAGAAGAGGATCACCATGTCGACGGTCGACGACTGGAAGACCAGCACGGTGAGCGAGGGCAGCATCGTGCGCGTGAGACCAGAACGCGGCACGAAGCCCTACCTGCTCCGGCTGCCGGGCGGTTTCTGGTGCGCACGAGTGCGGAAACTCGACTACGAAGCGGGCACGGTACGCATCACGCTCTGCAAGCAGGAGACGGCTGAACCGCTCACGGGCCAGGACGCGGGCGTAAGCCGCCACCGCCACAGCCGCGACCCAATTGAGGAGCTGGTCCAGGAGTGGCTCCAGGAGCAGGGAGTCGAGGGGCACAGCGAGCTCACCGTGACGGTCGATCTTACGGACCTCAATCTGATGAAGGTGTTCGAGGAGGACGACTACCCGTGGAACGGCGTCTGCGTCGATGACTACGTCGGCTTCGTCGCCCCCTTTATGGGGGTCAGCGCGGGGGGTGTCCAGCAGGGCACCGTGGTGGGGCTGGATCCAACCGAGCAGACCATCACCGTGAAGCTTTCGGTCAGCCGCGCGCCTGTGGAGAAGTTCCTCATGTCGAAGGTGCAATGGCAATTCAACAATGGCCCGCGGGGCGGCTGACGGACGCGGTAGAGCAGCCCTCCGGGATGAGGGGGCGCAGCCGGCGTCTCAGAGAAGGTGGCCTCGCCCACGCGGCGAGGCCACCTTCGACCGTTTTAACTCTCCAGCGGGTCGGATCAGGGGCGTCCGGTGTCAAGGGAACTTCCCGTACGAAGCCGCCTGCTCGTCGGTCGAACTCCACTGGCATGGACCTGACGCTATGGGCCTCCACCACCCCAGGGTCTTCCCACGAACCCCGCGTCATAGAGCCGGGCAGTGCAGCGGCGATCGTCGCCCTCAATGCACCCTTCTGGTGATGCTGCCCCGTCCGCTGCCGTACGTCAGCCCAGGGTTCAAGGATGGGTTCTCACGACGATGGGCTCGCCACCTATCGCCGACCAAACTCGCCAACTACGTTCGACCACACGCGCGTCACCTGTGAGATTCCTGCGGCCGTCCGCCAACTATCAGCGGCCGTCACAAGCACGACGAAACCGCGGGTTCCCCTGGGCCGCAGCACGGGCTGGAGCGACAACCACAGGTGGTCCGCGGTCCAGGCGGGCAGCAGGTCACGGGCGTAAGCGGAAAACGCCCAGACCTGGGTGATCTGAGGGTGGGTGAGCCGCAAGCGCCAAAGCAGGTCGCGGGCGATGATCTCATCGCGGACATCCCCGGCCGTCATCGTGATCATGACGGGCAGGCCCAGCGTGTCGACCATGAGATGTCTTTTGCGCCCGTTGATTTTCTTGCCCGCGTCGTAGCCGCGGCTGTCCCGCCGACGGTGGAGGCCGCGTTCACCGACTGGGAGTCGACGATCAGCGTCACCGGGAACGGGCAGCGGCCCTTGCCCGTGCGGATGTAACGCCGCAGCTGGTCCCGGACGGAAGGTAACGACCAGGTTCGGTGAGACTCGCGCCAACTGCGTTAGGACAGATCATCAGGACGCGCACGCCCCGCACCTCGGCCAACTGGCCGTTCTCACCGAATCCAGGCGACTCCTCATCCGACGTAGTTCGAGTGCAGCCTCAGTTGGAGTGCCGGTCGGAACCCGGGTCTTGCGGCTGCACATCGTGTCATCGATCGTCGTGCCCATGGAGATGCTGATGACCTGCCTGGTTTCACTGGCCAGTGTGAATATCGTGCTGGGTCTGGCGACCCGGCCGTGGAAGCGGTCGGTGGAGGCTCGGATGGTCCGGCAGGTGCGGGCTTGGCCGGGGCTCGACGCGTACCACGCGGACCTGCTGAGCACCTCCGAGCCGTTGTGCTCGACCGACCACCAGGCCGGCAGACTGCTGCTGAACTCCTCTCGTGCGGCCTCGGTGGCCGTCCGTCTGATGAGTGAGGACAGGCTGCTCGACAGGCACGGCATGAAGCTGGCGGAGACTGCGGCTGAGCCATCCCACCCGGTCACCGCGGCAGCGTTCCGCGCCATCAACCGGTACCAGACCGTCCACGACCGCCCGCGCGTCGGCGACATCGGCCGCGACCCCGCCTTCCAGACGGCCGTCCACAGTCACCTGAACGACCTCTTCGCCCACGCCCCCGCCACCCGCCGCCACTTGGGCACTGCGATCAACAACTTGGCCCTCTGGTGCTACGGCCTCGGCGCGGCAGCCCCCGCCGTGCACGCCTTCTTCATACTGCGCCGCGCCGACCCCAGCGACCCCTACGCCCTCCAGGGCTCCTTCGTGCTGGCCTCGCTCGCCTTCGTGGCGGCTCTGATCGTGCTCACAGCCCAGGCCGGCAACACCTGGCACCCCCTCGAAGGCTTGGAAACCCCCACCGAACTCAAAGAACTGGCCCCACCCCGCGAAGACCCGTAGACCTTGCCGAAGGCGCCGGGGAAACATCGGCGGACCACGACGGGGAAACCCCCGTCGGCGAATAGGTAGCGGGGGACATCCGGAGTCACGGCCCGGGGCCGACTATGACCCGGGACGCTATCCGTGCCCTCGGAGCGCCAGCGCGAGCTGATCCTGGCGAACACGAACGACAGACTCGCCCCAGCAGGGGTGGTCCGCAGCCATGTCAACGGGTGCGAGCCGAAGCTCATCGCCAACCAGGCCGAGCTCGCCCTGGGGCCCTACGAAACGACTGGATCGGATGAGACGCCAGCTGACTTCAATGAGAACGAACACCAACTTGCTCACGCCGCCGACGGCGCGGCTCAGTGACGGAATCGCTATAACCGGGATGAAAACGCCCCCACCCGGGGGGCTCTAGCGGTCCTTGCCCACCCCGCGGCGTACAGCGGTCACGCCCGCGGCGTCGCGGCGCCGTGAACGTTGGCGGCGGGCTGACCTCGTCCGCGAGGGCTGCACCCACGGCACCGTCCTTGTCGACGTCTTCTCCGGACCCGCATCCTGAATCGGCTTGAGGGGTAGACACGAAGCGCCACCTGTCTGCCCGCAGGCATGGTGCACTCACGCGCTGGGGGTGGAGCAGGTGCGACGGGTGGTCAATCTGCAATCCGTTGAGCAGAAGTTGTTGCTGCTTGCTCTCCTGTTCGTGGTCGGCGGGTCGATCGTCGCGAACCTCTTCGCGTGGGACGTGAAGTGGCAGATACCCCTCATCTATGCCGCACTCTATGTCCTGCTATCAGTCGTTATCGAGATCCGTGATGGTCAGGCCCCTACTGCTTCCACGCACTACCGCAACAGCGACGAATTCTTTCTGTCGTTCACCCGTCTCGTACGCACCGCCGAGCGACATGTCTACACGAGCTACGTGTGCAACACGCCGCCGCTGAGCTTTCAATCCCCGGCCGCACAATGGTTGCGAGAGCACTACGAGGAGATGCACGGTCTTGCCAACTACCACGCCCGCGTGGTGACCATCAACAGCGGTGTCGACGCCGTCAATACGGCGATCCTTGATGACACCGCGGTCCTGTTGCTCCTGACCGCGGATGGATCTTCCATGAGCGGACACAGCCTGGAGACGGCTGAAGCCGTCAACTCCTTCCGGGACTACTACAGGTCTTGGTGGGCATCGGCGGAGCCGCTGGAAACCTACGCGCAGCGGACTGACCTCATGTCTCCCGACCACTGAGCCTCACGGAACCGCGGAACGGGCCTCGAATGCTCCTCACCCTTGCTCAGCGCGTTTCCCGGACCTGCCCGCTTTCGCTTCCCACCCGTTGCAAGCTCTTAGGTCATGGGCGTGCAAAGAGGGGTCGCATGGTTTTGGGTGCTCGTGTGCGCGGTTGCGCTGGGCGTGGTAGCGGTGTGGGGCCTGCCGGCGGTGACACGGAGCGATGTGGATCCGGTGGGGGCATGCATCGGCTTGGCGGGGCTCATCGTCGCCGGCTGGTCGGGGTGGATGTCCTGGCGGGCGCTGCGCCACCAGGAGCGTGACGCGGTGGTGATGGCGGGCCTGCTGGCTCGAGCGGTGTTCCAGGCCGAGAGCCGCGCACGGGCACAGCTGCTCGGTGAGGACAGTACGGCGATCGATGTGCGCTTCGTCTCCCGTCCCGCCACAACACGCAACGCGATGGGCGCCGCCACGGAGGGGCGGCTGAGTGAGGTGGCGAGCTATTACCAGCGGCTACGTCCGGGACGTCTGGTGATCACCGGCGCGCCGGGAGCGGGTAAGACCGTCCTCGCCGTCGAGCTCATTCTTGCCCTGCTGGAGAACCGCAAGCCCGAGGACCCCATTCCGGTACGGCTGCCACTGACCTCCTGGTCCACGCTCCCTGCCCCACCCGTCGGCGTCGGGCGCGTAGCCGCGAACCGAGATCCGGCCGCGGGAGCCCACGCCGTACGAGCGTGGATATGCCGGCACCTGGTCGACACCTACGCAGGGATCTCCCCTACGACCGCCGCCGCGTTGATGGATGCCGGGCTCATCCTTCCGGCACTGGACGGGCTGGATGAGATGGCCAGCCTTGCTGCTCGCCTTTGCGCCCTTGGTGGGACTCGGCTACCTGCTCCTGGTGAAGGTCCAACCCGCGGTGATGGGGATCTCGTTCTGCCTGCTGTTCGGGCTCTTGCTGTGGCTCGTGGTCCGGCCCGGGAACAGCGTGGATGCGCTCGACATCATGGACTCGCCGCACACCGTCGTCCGTGCCGAACTCATCGCCGCGCTCTTGTTCGGGCTCCCGATCGGTGTCCTGTACGGGGCCATGGTGCGGCCCGCATTCGGGGTTCTGGCCGGCGTCGCGATGGGGCTGCTGTGCGGGCTCGGTGGGACGGGGACACGCTACATCGCTCTTCTGGTGTGTACCCGCCGCGGCCGCCAGGCCCTGCCTTGGCGTCTACGCCGGTTCCTGCACTGGGCGACCGAAGCCGGCCTGCTCCGAGTTGCCGGCACCGCCTACCAGTTCCGCCACCGGGAACTACAGGACTGGCTCGCCACCTTGCGAGCCGCGCCCCCGTGGCCCCGGGATCCGGCCCGGTGCGCTGTCGATTCCTTCGGGCACGATGGTGGAGGTGGTGCCGCCCCGTGATGTGGGCACCGTCGCCCTGCGGAAGCAGCCGGCCCGACCGTGACCACCGCTCCCGGCAAGGAGCGGTGGTCACGGGTGCGTGTACAGGGTTACGGCAGGCGCACCGACTGGGCGTGCCGGAAGATGTCCTTCGGGTCCCAGGCCGCCTTCGCCTTCTGCAGGCGGGCGTAGTTGCCCTTGTAGTAGAGGCTGTTCCAGGCGGTCGACGAGGTGTTCCAGGCGGCGTCGCCGAGGTCCTTGTCGGGGTAGTTCACGTAGCAGCCGTCGTTGATGACGTTCGGCACCGGGACGCCGCCGGTCTCCGCGTACACGTCCTTGTAGAAGTCGCGGATCCAGGCCAGGTGCCTGGCCTCGTCGGCCGGGTCGGTCCAGTACGTCTGGTACTGCAGCTTGAGCACCGAGTCGCGCTGCGGCACCGCGGTGTCACCGGGTTTGACGCTGTTGATGCGACCGCCGTACGAGTCGACCTGGAGCAGCGCGTCGCCGTTGCTGTAGTCGGAGCGCGTCAGGTGCTTGTACATCGCCTTGATCTGGGTGACGGAGAAGCCCTTGCGCGCGTACGCCGACTTGTACTTGCCGTACAGCGTGGGGTTGCCGCCGCTGAGGTAGTCCGTGGCGATGTACCAGGGCAGCGCGCGCGGCTTGGCGAACTGCGGCATGGCCGCGTGTTCGCCGGACCGCTGAGTCATGGCCCGGCGGGTGACGCCCACGCCCGCGGAGACCGCGGCCAGGTAGTCGTCCAGGAGGGCCTGTGCGTCGGGGACGGTGGCGTCCATCTGCGTGAGGAGGACGATCTCCGACCGTTCGGGGTTGGCGCGCTGGTTCAGCTTCAGCAGGCCGAACAGCGAGTTGTACTTGGAGTCCGGCGCGCTGTTCTGCTCGTGCCAGGTGCCCCAGTTCTGCAGGAGCCGGGTGAAGGACGCCTCGGTCATGTCCTTCCAGGGGAAGGCCGTGGCGTGCACGAAGACCTCGGAGGGAGGCTTCGGCAGCAGCTTGGACGGGTCGCTGCCGGTGGCGCCGGGCGTGCGCAGCCAGTAGCGGGTGATGAGGCCGAAGTTGCCGCCACCGCCGCCGGTGTGGGCCCACCAGAGGTCCTTGAGCGCGGCGTCGGTGGAGTCGCGGGTCGCGACGACGGCCTTGGCCGTGCCGTTCTTGTCCACCGTGACGACCTCGACACCGTAGAGATGGTCGACGGTCAGGCCGTGCAGGCGGGAGAGCAGGCCGTAGCCGCCGCCGGATATGTGGCCGCCCGCGCCGACGGAGGCGCAGGAACCCGCCGGGAGCGTGACGCCGTACAGCTTGTAGAGCGTCTCGTAGATCTGGAGGTTGGAGGCACCGCCCTCGACCGCGAAGGCGTTCTTGGCGCTGTCGTAGTAGACCTGCGTCATCCCGGACATGTCGATGACGACCTGGACGTCCTTGTTGAAGACGAAGTCCTCGTAGCAGTGGCCACCACTGCGGACCGTCAGCCGCTTGCCGGCCGCCACCGCGTCCTGGACGGCCCGCACGGCCTGGGCGGTGGTGGTGACCAGGCGGACGTAGTCGGGCTTGGCGACCCAGCGCTGGTTGATGCCGCGCACCAGGTCGGGGAAGCGGGCGTCACCCGGGGCGACGGTGATGTAGTCGGGCGTGCCGACGGTGGTCTGCGGCCCGGTGGCGACGGTGGTCGCGGCCACTCCCCCGGGGTGCGCGGAGCTCTGGGCGGCCGCGGACGGGGCGGTGGTCAGGGCCGCTCCGCCGGCGACTGCGGCGGCGCCCGCGAGAAGGGATCTTCGACCTAACGCTCCGCCCTGATTCGCCGCACTCGAGTCGGTTGTCTTGTTTGTCCTTCTCATGGTCACACTCCACCAACAGGTCTGGCACCAAAGGAAGTTGAAGATGCATCGAACGATGATCGATCACGACAGTAGCCGAGCGGGGCAGGGGTGACGCAATAGCTTCATTGAGAAAACTGTCCGAACTGCCGGTCACGCCATGGTTGATTGCAACATGTGCAACTATGCGCGGCCGAACGGCTGCTCACCCGACTTCGCGGGGCGCCTGTCGGCGAGTGTGACGCGGGCCGGCTCGTGCGCCGGCGACCAGTCCGCACCCACGCCCCGCCGGGACTCGGGGTCGACCAACTTATCCGGCGGTCAAGCAGCCCATCCGGTCTGGAAGGAGAACACCCCGCCACCACCTCGAGATGGGCCGCGGCCAGTTCCTCGTACGTCCGCACCAGCTCCGGGTCGCCGCTGTCGAAGGCCGCGTCCAGCCGCTGCCGGGCCGCGGCGGCGTCACTGCCGCGCACCAGGGCGATCAGCCGGCCGCCGGCCGGCGCCAGAGTGTGCAGCCATTCCAGGGCGAGGAAGCGGCCGAGGTACCGTTCGCGCCGCTCAGCAGCACAGTTCGCGGCTCCCGCTCGGCGCGGGGCAGCGCGGGGGCGTCGGCTAGGAGGTGTGCGTCGAGGAACTTGTCGAGGGTGAGGTCCTTCGCGTGGACCTCGGTCACCCCTCGCCGTGCACCGAGGCGAAGGTGGGCCGCCGCACGGCCGAAACACGGTGAGCACGGCGCCCGGCGCCCTCGCCCCCTTCCTTGAACCCCACGATGCGGATCGTCATTTCCTTGAGCGTGACCGGTTCCAGGAACAGCTCGATCGGTACGTCGATGTCCAGCTCGTCACGGAGCCGTCCGGCCAGATGCACGGACGTCAGCGAGTCGCCGCCCGCGTCGAGGTACGTCTTCCCCAGACCGGCGGGCCCGTCGAGATCCAGCGCCTCGATCACCAGCTCGGCGACTCTGTCCTCCAGTTCGCTGCCCAGTGCGGGCGCCGCGCTCTCGGCCGGCGCTTGAGCAACCGGCGCTCGAGCGGCCGACGCGCGAGCAGCCGACGCTTGAGCGGCGGCACGGCCGTGCAGCGTCAGCGCGCCGTAGCTCTCGCCCGCGAACGGGTACGACGGGAGCCGTACCCGGCGCACCTCGCCGTCGAGCGCCGGCCAGGTCACCTCCTCGCCGCGCAGCCACGCCTCCCCCGACGGGTCCCGCACCGGATCCGTGTGACCCTCGGCCAGTGCCATGAGCTTGTCCGACGCCTCCTGCACGTCGGCGGCGACCACGTAGGCACGCACGGGCATCCCGACCCGGCCGGTGCGCAGGGTGTGCGCGACATCGGCGAGGGCGGGGGCGTCGGCCTCGTGTAGACGTGCCGCCAACCGTGCTGCCACGAGGGCGAGTTGCTGCTCGGTACGGGCCGACAGCGGCAGGACCGTCGGGCGGGCGTCGGCCTTCGCGCGCGGCTCGCGTGCCGGTGCCTCCTCCGCCTGCACGGCCTGACCGTCGACCATCTCTACGGTGTCGAGGTCGTCACGGTGGACAAGCGGCGGCGGGCCGGCTCTTCGCCGACAGACCGGCTGCGTTCGACCACGGTGAAGCGGAGCAGCCTTCCAGTAGCGCGGATGGGGCGCAGCCTGAAGCTGGCCGGCCGGGCGCCCAGCCAAAAAGTTCCTGCGGGGGACGACGCAACCGTACGTCTCGCCGCCGCCACGGGCCATCGGTCAGGGACCCACTCCGTGCCGACCAAGATCCGGGCCATACGCGGACCAGCTGCCTACAGCTTGGCCACATAGTGGCCGTTTCCGCTGTTCAGGGGCCATGCGAGGCGTGTACCACCAGCAGACGAAGAACCTGCCGGCACTCCGAACATGTGGATCACCGCACTACTCAACGCCCCCATTCCCCAAAATCACGGCATCGACGCAAGTCCACACCACTTGCCACGCGAATAGCATCAGCCGGTCAAATCAGCATTCATTTCGCGGCTCCGCCGCACTCTGAGAGGCGCACTGCGCCCCCTCTGCGTGTGACCAGACGTGAGCCTTCTCCCGTAAGGCCGCAGACCATATTTCGTCGCGCATAAAAGGGACAAATCCCGCGGCGCCGTCGTTGGTCATGGGTCAGTGCCCTCGATTAGTCAGCATCAGACGGTCGGTAAGCGAAGCAAAGCCGCTACTGCCGCTCGAGACGCGGGCGGTCCTGGACCTCCCACCAGCACACGCGACAGAGGCAACCGATATGACTACTCGTCAGTAAGGTCAGCAAAGGGTCAGCAAGCGTCCGATCAGACCTGGTCGAACGTGCCGACACATGCGAGCTGCAGCCCGCCTCTGCAACTCTCCCGTCGCAGCTCGACCGAGTGCTTCCGACACGGCCACCGCGAGAGATCAACACCCCCCTACACCTCGACAACCATCGGCACCAGACAGACACATAACACCAGGTCAACGCACACGACCCCGCGGTTTCAGCGGCACTGACGGCAGTTCCGGGGCGGGGAGCGGATCACCGTCATACCCCTTCACCTCACCGAACCGGGTACCGGTCATCCAGTCTTCCCGGGCCTGCGCGATATCCTCGTGCGACCGCCCGATGAAGTTCCACCACATGACGATCTCCTCCTCGAACGGCGGGCCGCCCAGCAGGATCACGCGCGCCGCGCTGTCGGTCTCGTTCGTCAGCGTCAGGGCGGTGCGGCCGGGGCCGAGGTAGCCCAGCTCCGCCTGGTCCAGGAGGGTGTCGGCCATGCTGACCCGTCCCTGGTCGACGAGCAGTCCGTGCTCGAACGAGGTGTCCACGGCGAACGTGACCGTCGCGCGCGGGTCGAGGACGAGTTCGGCGCCGAGCAGCGGTGTGAAGGTCCGCACCGGTGACGTCTCGCCCGCCAGGGTGCCGAGGAAGACCCTGGCGCGGGCGCCGTCCAGGCGGACGGGGGCGGGGGCGTGGTGCTGGAAGTCGCGGGCGGCGTGCCGGTGTTCGTCGGGGAGCGCCACCCACAGCTGCACACCGTGGAGCACGGTGGTGCGCGCTGTGGACACCTCCGAGTGGCTGATGCCGTGCCCGCCCGTCATGAGGTTCAGCTCGCCCGGCCGGACGAGGGCGTGGCTGCCGAGGCTGTCCCGGTGCTCGATCTCCCCGCTGAACAGCCAGCTCACGGTCTGCAGCCCGGTGTGCGGATGCGGCGCCACGTCCATGCCGCC
The sequence above is a segment of the Streptomyces sp. Je 1-369 genome. Coding sequences within it:
- a CDS encoding FAD-binding oxidoreductase, whose protein sequence is MRRTNKTTDSSAANQGGALGRRSLLAGAAAVAGGAALTTAPSAAAQSSAHPGGVAATTVATGPQTTVGTPDYITVAPGDARFPDLVRGINQRWVAKPDYVRLVTTTAQAVRAVQDAVAAGKRLTVRSGGHCYEDFVFNKDVQVVIDMSGMTQVYYDSAKNAFAVEGGASNLQIYETLYKLYGVTLPAGSCASVGAGGHISGGGYGLLSRLHGLTVDHLYGVEVVTVDKNGTAKAVVATRDSTDAALKDLWWAHTGGGGGNFGLITRYWLRTPGATGSDPSKLLPKPPSEVFVHATAFPWKDMTEASFTRLLQNWGTWHEQNSAPDSKYNSLFGLLKLNQRANPERSEIVLLTQMDATVPDAQALLDDYLAAVSAGVGVTRRAMTQRSGEHAAMPQFAKPRALPWYIATDYLSGGNPTLYGKYKSAYARKGFSVTQIKAMYKHLTRSDYSNGDALLQVDSYGGRINSVKPGDTAVPQRDSVLKLQYQTYWTDPADEARHLAWIRDFYKDVYAETGGVPVPNVINDGCYVNYPDKDLGDAAWNTSSTAWNSLYYKGNYARLQKAKAAWDPKDIFRHAQSVRLP
- a CDS encoding transposase, which codes for MARVSPNLVVTFRPGPAAALHPHGQGPLPVPGDADRRLPVGERGLHRRRDSRGYDAGKKINGRKRHLMVDTLGLPVMITMTAGDVRDEIIARDLLWRLRLTHPQITQVWAFSAYARDLLPAWTADHLWLSLQPVLRPRGTRGFVVLVTAADSWRTAAGISQVTRVWSNVVGEFGRR
- a CDS encoding pirin family protein, with translation MSEADILSARDVPLGGPRSMTVRRTLPQRARTLIGAWCFVDHYGPDDVTDTGGMDVAPHPHTGLQTVSWLFSGEIEHRDSLGSHALVRPGELNLMTGGHGISHSEVSTARTTVLHGVQLWVALPDEHRHAARDFQHHAPAPVRLDGARARVFLGTLAGETSPVRTFTPLLGAELVLDPRATVTFAVDTSFEHGLLVDQGRVSMADTLLDQAELGYLGPGRTALTLTNETDSAARVILLGGPPFEEEIVMWWNFIGRSHEDIAQAREDWMTGTRFGEVKGYDGDPLPAPELPSVPLKPRGRVR
- a CDS encoding TniQ family protein; this encodes MTNAAANRLTLRSFANRSPAVKDALTRPGQPALFRRREFFPPWILGASTRYCPSCLAGNGTEIQRRHGGPWKIEWRLATVFACLDHGMFLRELCPACQQPAHSGHRGNKQKLVPASSTTGLHPAQCRNTASGLPRDPLCTTRLDSPHETHHPALTPNIAKLQGWILGLLDAAHPPAPALTALTDLQTISAVVCATWPAAATVTPETNLVHALDEHITHQGQTPTARLTPTAKSHRWATPPQSSAATASLLDIAARLIALPPWKRDITPSPRCWNEHRSRPRPAGARPGPRTAHPAQQPSRPTSNTASRDACHRTGPRVAGGTPPSVQSTPAATFPSTFRSGSRTTGSRS
- a CDS encoding acyl carrier protein yields the protein MVDGQAVQAEEAPAREPRAKADARPTVLPLSARTEQQLALVAARLAARLHEADAPALADVAHTLRTGRVGMPVRAYVVAADVQEASDKLMALAEGHTDPVRDPSGEAWLRGEEVTWPALDGEVRRVRLPSYPFAGESYGALTLHGRAAAQASAARASAARAPVAQAPAESAAPALGSELEDRVAELVIEALDLDGPAGLGKTYLDAGGDSLTSVHLAGRLRDELDIDVPIELFLEPVTLKEMTIRIVGFKEGGEGAGRRAHRVSAVRRPTFASVHGEG